In Cellvibrio polysaccharolyticus, a genomic segment contains:
- the ptsN gene encoding PTS IIA-like nitrogen regulatory protein PtsN has product MTIPELITPDRTLCAIEGVSKKRTLEILANTIARAVPSINADEVFRRLIARERLGSTGIGFGIALPHCRMECGSKAIGALITLKQPIEFDAIDGQKVDILFAMLVPENANAEHLDTLSSLARSLNDAGFRDSLRQADSDQALFQAAVS; this is encoded by the coding sequence ATGACAATCCCGGAACTGATTACGCCCGATCGCACCCTGTGTGCTATTGAAGGTGTTAGCAAGAAACGCACCCTGGAAATTCTCGCCAATACCATTGCACGCGCCGTACCCTCTATTAATGCCGATGAAGTTTTTCGTCGGCTGATAGCCAGGGAACGCCTGGGATCTACCGGCATCGGTTTCGGGATAGCCTTACCGCATTGCCGCATGGAATGCGGCAGTAAAGCGATAGGCGCCCTGATTACTCTGAAACAACCTATTGAGTTTGATGCAATTGACGGCCAGAAAGTGGATATTTTATTCGCTATGCTGGTACCGGAAAATGCTAATGCAGAACACCTTGATACCCTATCCTCTCTGGCTCGTTCGCTTAATGACGCGGGTTTTCGTGATTCCTTGCGCCAGGCGGACAGTGATCAGGCTCTCTTTCAGGCGGCTGTTTCATAA
- the hpf gene encoding ribosome hibernation-promoting factor, HPF/YfiA family, producing the protein MQITINGHHLEVTEALKQYVETKLEKLDNHHDKITSVHVILGVDHLDQKAEATVHVSGKDLFADAVEADMYAAIDKLADKLDRQLIKHKEKLRSHR; encoded by the coding sequence ATGCAGATTACGATTAATGGCCATCACCTGGAAGTCACTGAAGCCCTTAAGCAGTACGTAGAAACCAAACTGGAAAAGCTGGATAACCACCACGACAAAATTACTTCTGTGCATGTCATCCTTGGGGTTGATCACCTCGATCAAAAAGCGGAAGCCACGGTGCACGTCAGCGGTAAGGATTTATTTGCTGATGCCGTAGAAGCGGATATGTATGCGGCCATTGATAAACTGGCGGACAAACTGGATCGCCAACTGATTAAACACAAAGAAAAATTACGTAGCCATCGTTAA
- a CDS encoding RNA polymerase factor sigma-54 → MKQSLQLKLGQQLTMTPQLQQAIRLLQLSTLDLQQEIQEALDSNPMLEMEDSFDNPPESAEKDDLDYTRQAEIAADLPGDRPLSDAHSSSSDSSENFSDHDSDFRETDSFNESDGFSESDVVGEWNESIPTDLPVDTSWDDVYQTSSSGSSNFENDDNDFESRRAAVDSIYDHLMWQLNLTPFSDRDYLIALAIIDAVEPGGMLSVSLDDIFEGLAAELEELELDEVVAVQHRLQQFDPCGVCSQNLAECLLVQLQQFPTDTPFLEAAKTICKNYLPLLGSRDYRQLMRKTRLKENELGQAVLLIQGLNPRPGDIIASGDTEYVVPDVFVEKRDGRWIVELNPDIAPRLRINANYASMVKRADSSSDNTFLKDNLQEARWFLKSLQSRNETLLKVASCIVEKQRGFLEYGAEAMKPLVLHDIAEIVQMHESTISRVTTQKFMHTPQGIFELKYFFSSHVSTEGGGECSSTAIRALIKKLISAENAKKPLSDSKITDLLAEQGIQVARRTIAKYRESLNIPPSNERKSLM, encoded by the coding sequence ATGAAGCAATCTCTCCAGTTAAAGCTCGGTCAACAACTGACCATGACTCCGCAGCTGCAACAGGCCATTCGCCTGCTGCAGCTCTCCACACTGGATCTGCAACAGGAGATACAGGAAGCCCTCGACTCCAACCCGATGCTGGAGATGGAAGACAGCTTCGACAACCCTCCTGAATCCGCCGAAAAAGACGACCTTGATTACACACGCCAGGCTGAAATAGCCGCTGACCTGCCGGGTGACCGCCCGCTGAGTGATGCCCACTCTTCTTCGTCTGACAGCAGCGAAAACTTCTCTGATCACGACAGTGACTTCCGGGAAACTGACAGCTTCAATGAAAGCGATGGCTTTTCCGAAAGTGATGTCGTGGGCGAATGGAATGAATCCATCCCTACCGACTTGCCGGTAGATACCAGCTGGGATGACGTTTACCAGACATCCAGCTCCGGTAGCAGCAACTTTGAAAATGATGACAACGACTTCGAAAGCCGTCGGGCTGCGGTCGATTCCATCTACGACCACCTGATGTGGCAACTGAACCTCACGCCATTTTCCGATCGCGATTATCTGATTGCGCTGGCCATTATCGACGCCGTTGAACCTGGCGGCATGCTGTCGGTTTCTCTGGACGATATTTTTGAAGGCCTGGCTGCCGAACTGGAAGAGCTGGAACTGGACGAAGTGGTCGCCGTTCAACATCGCCTGCAACAATTTGACCCTTGCGGCGTTTGCAGCCAGAACCTTGCCGAATGCCTGCTGGTGCAACTGCAACAATTCCCGACGGATACGCCCTTCCTCGAAGCCGCCAAAACCATCTGCAAAAATTATTTGCCGCTGCTTGGCAGCCGCGACTATCGCCAGCTGATGCGCAAAACCCGGCTCAAGGAAAATGAACTGGGCCAGGCAGTTTTGCTCATCCAGGGGTTGAACCCCCGCCCTGGTGACATTATTGCCAGTGGCGATACCGAATATGTAGTACCGGACGTGTTTGTTGAAAAACGCGATGGCCGCTGGATCGTCGAGCTGAACCCGGATATCGCACCTCGCCTGCGAATCAACGCCAACTATGCCTCTATGGTCAAGCGCGCCGATTCCAGTAGCGACAACACTTTTTTGAAAGACAACCTTCAGGAGGCGCGCTGGTTTTTAAAAAGCCTGCAGAGCCGCAACGAAACCCTGCTGAAAGTTGCCAGCTGTATTGTTGAAAAACAACGCGGCTTTCTTGAATACGGCGCCGAGGCCATGAAGCCGCTGGTGCTGCACGACATCGCAGAAATTGTGCAGATGCATGAGTCCACTATTTCACGCGTAACCACACAAAAATTCATGCACACGCCGCAAGGCATTTTTGAGCTGAAGTATTTTTTCTCCAGCCATGTGAGCACTGAAGGTGGTGGCGAGTGTTCTTCAACCGCGATTCGTGCACTGATTAAAAAACTGATCAGCGCCGAAAATGCGAAAAAACCATTGAGCGACAGTAAAATCACCGACCTGCTGGCCGAGCAGGGAATTCAGGTAGCCCGTCGCACTATTGCAAAATACCGGGAGTCGTTAAACATCCCGCCGTCCAACGAGCGGAAATCGTTGATGTAA
- the lptB gene encoding LPS export ABC transporter ATP-binding protein: protein MATLYARNLAKSYKKRKVVIDVSLSVSSGTIVGLLGPNGAGKTTCFYMIAGLITADNGRVLLDDKDLTHLPIHGRARAGIGYLPQEASVFRKLSVADNIMAILETRSDLDRKQRLAKLDSLLQEFHITHIRDSLGMALSGGERRRVEIARALATEPRFILLDEPFAGVDPISVNDIKQIVRHLKDRGIGVLITDHNVRETLDICETAYIVSEGHIIAEGTAETVLANNKVREVYLGENFRL from the coding sequence ATGGCTACTCTTTACGCTCGTAACCTTGCCAAAAGCTACAAAAAGCGCAAGGTCGTTATTGATGTCTCCCTGTCTGTCAGCAGCGGCACGATTGTAGGCCTGCTCGGCCCCAACGGCGCAGGAAAAACCACCTGCTTTTATATGATTGCCGGGTTGATTACCGCCGACAACGGCCGCGTACTGCTCGACGACAAGGATTTAACCCACCTGCCCATCCATGGTCGTGCACGCGCCGGTATCGGTTATTTACCCCAGGAAGCTTCGGTATTTCGAAAGCTGTCGGTAGCCGACAACATCATGGCAATTCTGGAAACCCGTAGCGATCTCGACAGAAAGCAGCGTCTGGCCAAACTGGACTCATTGCTGCAGGAATTTCACATCACTCACATTCGGGACAGTCTCGGCATGGCACTGTCAGGTGGCGAACGCCGCCGGGTGGAAATTGCCCGCGCCCTGGCCACAGAGCCCCGCTTTATTTTGCTGGATGAACCTTTTGCCGGGGTTGACCCCATCTCGGTCAATGACATCAAGCAAATCGTAAGACACCTGAAAGATCGCGGTATCGGGGTATTGATTACCGATCACAATGTGCGCGAAACCCTCGATATCTGCGAAACGGCCTATATCGTCAGTGAAGGTCACATTATCGCCGAAGGCACTGCCGAGACAGTTTTGGCCAATAACAAAGTGCGTGAGGTGTATCTGGGCGAGAATTTCCGCCTTTGA
- the lptA gene encoding lipopolysaccharide transport periplasmic protein LptA — protein sequence MHRKSGPFIFAVVCALIGAHAHALPSDIEQEIRIEAERATLDQKQGITTYTGDVQFSQGSMSINADTVIFHFNTETQKIDKIHATGSPVLYQLQPTEDKGLMRIEATEVTATFDGNPQRRISTINARGVPALYQQQPTPDKGIISARAQSITYTPSSQSLALEEHASLEQDGASMSGTRIVYDLNKEVMQAAGGESEDRKRIEIIIPPQTIQEN from the coding sequence ATGCACCGTAAATCCGGCCCCTTTATTTTTGCTGTGGTCTGCGCCCTGATTGGCGCCCATGCTCATGCGCTGCCATCCGATATTGAGCAGGAAATCCGCATTGAGGCCGAGCGCGCCACTCTGGATCAAAAACAGGGCATTACAACCTATACCGGTGACGTGCAATTTTCCCAGGGCAGCATGTCGATCAATGCCGACACCGTCATTTTTCATTTCAATACTGAAACCCAGAAAATTGACAAAATTCACGCCACAGGCTCACCGGTGCTCTACCAGCTGCAACCCACGGAAGACAAAGGTCTGATGCGGATTGAAGCCACCGAGGTGACCGCTACCTTTGATGGCAACCCGCAGCGGCGAATTTCCACCATCAATGCACGCGGTGTACCGGCGCTCTACCAACAGCAGCCCACACCGGACAAAGGCATCATCAGCGCCCGGGCGCAGAGCATTACCTACACCCCGTCCAGCCAGAGCCTGGCACTGGAAGAACATGCATCACTGGAGCAGGATGGTGCATCAATGAGCGGCACCCGCATTGTTTATGACCTCAACAAAGAGGTTATGCAGGCTGCAGGCGGCGAGAGCGAAGACCGCAAGCGCATTGAAATCATCATTCCACCGCAAACCATTCAGGAAAACTGA
- the lptC gene encoding LPS export ABC transporter periplasmic protein LptC: MLRIPLPWLTLIVATLLFFVLREKSPTELLSPAVNEEVVRFPHAYMIDIDTEDFDQNGKLISRMSTPAAQHFQINPEAPGPDDHTIFTQPKMFFFSERDATPWRLSAMEGHSDANGSVITLTNNVRIEQQDADSSSFLVTTSLLTIRTLDQFAETDKAVKMRAPQGVVETIGMQAWLNEDRIELLSKVRGTYAP; encoded by the coding sequence ATGCTACGCATTCCCCTGCCATGGCTTACGCTGATAGTGGCCACCCTGCTGTTTTTCGTGCTGCGTGAGAAATCACCTACGGAATTACTTTCTCCAGCCGTCAATGAAGAAGTTGTCCGTTTTCCGCACGCCTATATGATTGATATAGATACCGAAGATTTTGACCAGAATGGCAAACTGATCTCGCGGATGAGCACACCCGCGGCACAACATTTTCAGATCAATCCCGAGGCACCGGGCCCCGACGATCACACCATCTTCACCCAGCCAAAAATGTTTTTCTTTTCAGAAAGAGATGCCACACCCTGGCGGCTCAGCGCCATGGAAGGTCACAGCGATGCCAACGGCAGTGTGATCACGCTCACCAACAATGTCCGCATTGAGCAACAGGACGCCGACAGCAGCAGTTTTCTGGTTACCACCAGCCTGCTGACAATTCGCACCCTGGACCAATTCGCCGAAACCGACAAAGCTGTTAAGATGCGCGCGCCTCAGGGCGTCGTTGAAACCATTGGCATGCAAGCCTGGCTGAATGAAGATCGAATCGAACTCCTATCCAAAGTCCGAGGGACTTATGCACCGTAA
- a CDS encoding KdsC family phosphatase, whose translation MSDLLQQRAKAIRLLMLDVDGVLTDGKLYFGNNGEEMKTFCTLDGHGIKMLQKSGVRVGIITGRKSELVRRRASDLGITILLQGREDKWDALQELFADKTLFETPVAPENIAFMGDDWPDLTVMSRVGLALTVANAHHSVAERAHWQSHLRGGEGAVRDACDMIMKAQNTFERALSYYLPDSPGTE comes from the coding sequence ATGAGTGATTTACTTCAGCAACGCGCCAAAGCGATTCGCCTGCTAATGCTTGATGTCGATGGCGTACTGACAGATGGCAAACTCTACTTCGGCAACAACGGCGAAGAAATGAAAACTTTTTGCACACTGGATGGCCATGGCATCAAGATGCTGCAAAAATCCGGCGTGCGGGTTGGTATCATCACTGGCCGGAAAAGTGAACTGGTCAGGCGCAGAGCCAGTGACCTGGGCATTACAATTCTGCTGCAAGGCCGGGAAGACAAATGGGATGCATTGCAGGAACTGTTTGCCGACAAAACCTTGTTTGAAACCCCGGTAGCCCCCGAAAATATTGCTTTTATGGGTGATGACTGGCCGGACCTGACCGTTATGTCACGGGTAGGGTTGGCGCTAACCGTGGCCAATGCACACCACAGCGTGGCCGAGCGCGCCCACTGGCAAAGTCATTTGCGGGGCGGCGAAGGCGCGGTACGTGACGCTTGCGATATGATTATGAAAGCGCAAAACACTTTTGAACGGGCGCTGTCCTATTATCTTCCCGACTCACCCGGCACGGAATAA